In Coturnix japonica isolate 7356 chromosome 7, Coturnix japonica 2.1, whole genome shotgun sequence, one DNA window encodes the following:
- the TWIST2 gene encoding twist-related protein 2 has protein sequence MEESSSSPVSPVDSLGTSEEELERQPKRFGRKRRYSKKSSEDGSPNPGKRGKKSSPSSQSYEELQSQRILANVRERQRTQSLNEAFAALRKIIPTLPSDKLSKIQTLKLAARYIDFLYQVLQSDEMDSKMTSCSYVAHERLSYAFSVWRMEGAWSMSASH, from the coding sequence ATGGAAGAAAGCTCCAGTTCTCCTGTTTCCCCTGTGGATAGCTTGGGGACCAGTGAAGAGGAGCTGGAAAGGCAGCCAAAGAGATTTGGCAGGAAAAGAAGATACAGTAAGAAGTCCAGCGAAGATGGCAGCCCCAACCCagggaagagggggaaaaagtcCAGTCCCAGCTCCCAGTCTTATGAAGAACTGCAGAGCCAGAGGATCTTGGCCAATGTCAGGGAGAGGCAGAGGACTCAGTCGCTCAACGAAGCTTTCGCGGCCCTGAGGAAAATCATCCCCACGTTGCCCTCCGACAAGCTGAGCAAGATCCAGACCCTCAAGCTGGCGGCCCGGTACATCGACTTCCTCTACCAGGTGCTACAGAGCGATGAGATGGACAGTAAGATGACGAGCTGCAGTTACGTGGCTCACGAAAGGCTGAGTTATGCCTTCTCAGTCTGGAGGATGGAGGGTGCGTGGTCCATGTCGGCCTCACATTAG